From Salvelinus sp. IW2-2015 linkage group LG18, ASM291031v2, whole genome shotgun sequence, a single genomic window includes:
- the LOC111978139 gene encoding mitogen-activated protein kinase 8 isoform X5, translating to MNKNKRGEERELYSLDVGDSTFTVLKCYQNLRPIGSGAQGIVCSAYDHNLERNVAIKKLSRPFQNQTHAKRAYRELVLMKCVNHKNIIGLLNVFSPQKSLEEFADVYIVMELMDANLCQVIQMELDHERLSYLLYQMLCGIKHLHAAGIIHRDLKPSNVVVKSDCTLKILDFGLARTAATGLLMTPYVVTRYYRAPEVILGMGYQANVDIWSVGCILAEMIRHKILFPGRDYIDQWNKVIEQLGTPPQEFLMKLNQSVRTYVENRPRYAGYSFDKLFPDVLFPADSEHNKLKASQARDLLSKMLVIDSSKRISVDEALKHPYINVWYDPAEVEAPPPKITDKQLDEREHTVEEWKDLIWKEVYEWDEWTKQNGVIKGQPLLAQVQQ from the exons ATGAATAAAAACaagcgaggagaagagagggagctcTACAGTTTAGATGTCGGAGATTCCACCTTCACTGTTCTGAAATGCTACCAGAATCTAAGGCCCATCGGCTCAGGAGCACAGGGAATCGTCTG ttcagcgTATGACCACAACCTTGAGAGAAATGTGGCTATTAAGAAGTTAAGTCGGCCGTTCCAGAACCAGACGCATGCCAAGAGAGCGTACAGAGAACTGGTGTTAATGAAATGTGTCAATCACAAAAAT ATCATTGGCCTATTAAACGTATTCAGCCCACAAAAATCATTAGAAGAATTTGCAGATGT ATACATTGTGATGGAGTTGATGGATGCCAACTTGTGCCAGGTGATTCAGATGGAGCTGGATCATGAGAGGTTGTCCTACCTGCTCTACCAGATGCTGTGTGGCATCAAACACCTCCACGCTGCCGGCATCATACACAGG GATCTAAAGCCCAGTAACGTTGTGGTGAAGTCAGACTGTACGTTGAAGATCTTGGACTTTGGCTTAGCTCGGACGGCGGCTACAGGTCTGCTGATGACACCCTACGTAGTGACCAGATACTACAGAGCACCAGAGGTCATACTGGGGATGGGCTACCAGGCCAACG TGGACATATGGTCTGTGGGGTGTATTCTGGCAGAAATGATCCGCCACAAAATCCTGTTCCCAGGAAGGGACT ACATTGACCAGTGGAACAAGGTGATAGAGCAGCTTGGGACTCCGCCCCAGGAGTTCCTGATGAAGCTCAACCAATCAGTGAGGACGTACGTAGAGAACAGGCCGCGTTACGCAGGATACAGCTTTGACAAACTCTTCCCTGACGTCCTCTTCCCTGCAGACTCAGAGCACAACAAACTGAAAG CGAGCCAGGCCAGAGACCTGCTGTCTAAGATGTTGGTGATCGACTCGTCTAAGAGGATCTCTGTGGACGAGGCCCTGAAACACCCCTATATCAACGTGTGGTACGACCCAGCCGAAGTGGAGGCG CCCCCTCCGAAGATCACAGACAAGCAGCTGGATGAGCGAGAGCATACGGTGGAGGAGTGGAAAG